From Tiliqua scincoides isolate rTilSci1 chromosome 2, rTilSci1.hap2, whole genome shotgun sequence, the proteins below share one genomic window:
- the JPT1 gene encoding jupiter microtubule associated homolog 1 isoform X1 — MTTTTTYKGMDPSGRSSSRVLRPPGGGSNFSLGFDEPKEQPVRRNKMASSIFGTPEENPPSWARPTAAKSSDIGESSEAPGSQRRNSTDANYGDYIDPKGGEVEVPENTEAEIEAASGPSEEKPLPAAPVPSPVAAAPAPSRRNPPGGKSSLVLG, encoded by the exons ATGACAACCACGACGACCTACAAGGGAATGGACCCCAGTGGTCGTAGCAGCTCCAG GGTTCTTCGCCCTCCAGGTGGTGGTTCCAATTTCTCCCTGGGATTCGATGAGCCAAAAGAGCAACCTGTGCGTAGGAACAAGATGGCATCCAGTATCTTTGGGACTCCAGAAGAgaatccaccttcctgggctaGACCAACAG CAGCAAAGTCCAGTGACATTGGTGAAAGTTCTGAAGCACCTGGGTCACAAAGGAGAAATTCTACTGATGCAAACTATGGAGACTATATAGATCCAAAG ggTGGAGAAGTTGAAGTGCCTG AAAACACTGAGGCTGAAATAGAAGCTGCTTCAGGACCAAGTGAAGAAAAGCCCCTGCCGGCTGCACCTGTTCCTAGCCCAGTAGCTGCAGCACCTGCACCATCTAGGAGAAATCCACCTGGTGGAAAGTCCAGTCTTGTTCTTGGTTAA
- the JPT1 gene encoding jupiter microtubule associated homolog 1 isoform X2 → MTTTTTYKGMDPSGRSSSRVLRPPGGGSNFSLGFDEPKEQPVRRNKMASSIFGTPEENPPSWARPTAKSSDIGESSEAPGSQRRNSTDANYGDYIDPKGGEVEVPENTEAEIEAASGPSEEKPLPAAPVPSPVAAAPAPSRRNPPGGKSSLVLG, encoded by the exons ATGACAACCACGACGACCTACAAGGGAATGGACCCCAGTGGTCGTAGCAGCTCCAG GGTTCTTCGCCCTCCAGGTGGTGGTTCCAATTTCTCCCTGGGATTCGATGAGCCAAAAGAGCAACCTGTGCGTAGGAACAAGATGGCATCCAGTATCTTTGGGACTCCAGAAGAgaatccaccttcctgggctaGACCAACAG CAAAGTCCAGTGACATTGGTGAAAGTTCTGAAGCACCTGGGTCACAAAGGAGAAATTCTACTGATGCAAACTATGGAGACTATATAGATCCAAAG ggTGGAGAAGTTGAAGTGCCTG AAAACACTGAGGCTGAAATAGAAGCTGCTTCAGGACCAAGTGAAGAAAAGCCCCTGCCGGCTGCACCTGTTCCTAGCCCAGTAGCTGCAGCACCTGCACCATCTAGGAGAAATCCACCTGGTGGAAAGTCCAGTCTTGTTCTTGGTTAA